From the Elaeis guineensis isolate ETL-2024a chromosome 16, EG11, whole genome shotgun sequence genome, the window CTGTCTGTGGAAGACCGAGTGGGGCCAAACAAAGATGAAGTGATTGGCCGTGTTATAATACCATTGGGATCCATAGAGAGACGAGCCGATGATAGGATGATCCACAGCCGGTGGTTCAGCCTTGAAAAGCCAGTTGCAGTTGATGTGGACCAGATGAAGAAGGAGAAGTTTTCTAGCCGGATTCATCTCCGTGTTTGTCTGGATGGAGGTTATCATGTGCTTGATGAGTCCACCCACTACAGTAGTGACCTGAGACCAACAGCAAAGCAGCTGTGGAAGCCATCGATTGGGTTGCTTGAGCTTGGCATCCTTAATGCTGAGGGGCTTCATCCTATGAAAACACGAGATGGAAAGGGCACATCAGATACATATTGTGTAGCCAAATATGGTCAGAAGTGGGTACGCACACGCACCATCATCAGCAGCCTGAGCCCAAAATACAATGAGCAATACACATGGGAAGTCTATGATCCAGCAACAGTTCTTACTGTTGGTGTGTTTGACAATTGCCAGCTTGGTGAGAAGGGTCCTAATGGTAATAAAGATGCTAAGATTGGCAAGGTTCGCATTCGTCTATCCACCCTTGAGACAGGACGTGTGTACACTCACTCGTATCCACTTCTAGTTCTCCACCCTTCAGGTGTTAAGAAGATGGGCGAACTCCACCTTGCAATACGGTTCTCATCCACATCATTGATCAATATGATGCATTCTTACTCAAGGCCTCTGCTACCAAAGATGCACTATGTACGCCCACTAACTGTGATGCAGCTCGACATGCTACGCCACCAAGCAGTTCAGATTGTGGCTGCACGACTGAGCAGAATGGAGCCACCCCTTAGGAAGGAAGTTGTGGAgtatatgtctgatgttgattcTCACTTGTGGAGCATGCGCCGGAGCAAAGCAAATTTCTTCCGGCTCATGTCAGTTTTCTCAGGCTTGTTTGCAGCAGGCAAATGGTTTGGCAATGTGTGCGCATGGAAGAACCCCATCACGACTGTATTGGTGCACATTCTGTTCATAATGCTTGTGTGCTTCCCAGAGCTTATACTTCCTACCATATTTCTGTATATGTTCCTCATAGGGGTGTGGAACTATCGGTATCGACCACGCTATCCTCCACATATGAACACAAAGATCTCTCATGCGGAGGCTGTGCACCCAGATGAGCTGGATGAGGAGTTTGATGAATTTCCTACCAACCGGAGTCCAGAGCTCGTGCGGATGAGGTATGATAGACTGAGGAGCGTTGCAGGGAGGATACAAACTGTGGTGGGTGATGTGGCGACTCAGGGGGAGCGTATACAGGCACTGCTCAGCTGGAGAGACCCACGAGCCACTGCAATCTTTGTGTTGTTCTGCCTGATAGCAGCACTGGTGCTGTACGTGACGCCATTTCAGGTTCTTGCAGTTCTTGCAGGCTTTTATGTTATGAGGCATCCCAGGTTCCGGCACAGGATGCCATCTGCACCGATAAACTTCTTCCGGCGGCTCCCAGCAAGGACGGATAGTATGCTGTAAAGAAGGGACACAATGCTTGGATGGATTGCTGGTCTTGTTTCCATTAGTTTAGCTTGTTGCTCGTAATTTACTTGCCTTTATTTCTTTTTAACCTGTTGTTCATTTAATAGTTGAAGTTGCTGACGATAACTTTAAAGCAGAAATAAATTATTAGAAACTGTTGTGGCATCAGCGTACAGGTTTTGCGCGTCACCCAGGTCATTCTGGGTCATAATATTTGAACAAGCTTATGTTTCCCAGTTGCATGAGTTAGTATTTTTGACAAACGGACGAGTTGATAAGTTTGCTGCCATTAGTGTGGTATTATATTGATTAAACCCCACTATGATGATCGAGACCTATTTGAttgttgcatgcataaaaatctgcTTTCAGGAAAAATAACAGGTAAGAGGGAAAGCAAGCTGTCGttatttgattatataaataccAGTGTTCGATTGAAATGGTCTGTTTTGATCGTTCTTGCTGCAACATTTTGTACATGGTTCTTAAACTCAGTTAGGATTCATGGCATGTTTCTGTAGAAGCTTAGATAGGAAGGTCATTAATCGGAGTCTGAGGTATGGAGTAAGGGTTGAACCAACTTTGTTTCTTCTCTTCCTCAGTTTCCAAGTCTATGCATGTACATTGTCATGTGAATGGCCCCATTAAGATCTTCAGTGCCCTCACTCTCTGGGTTCCTTCCAGACCTGGATTTAAACTCAATTAAGATTCATGGTATGTTCTGTAGAAGCTTAGATAGGGAGGTCATTAATCGGAGTCTGATGTATGGAGCAAGGGTTGAACCAACTTTGTTTCTTCTCTTCCTCGGTTTTAAGTCTATGCATGTAGATGGTCATGTGAATAGCCCCATTAAGATCTTCAGTGCCATCACTCTCTGGGTTCCTTCCAGACCTGGATTTAAATCTCAACAAAGACAGCAATTCACAAAGACATAACTAATACCGCTTTTATAAATCAAATGCAGTTACACTTCTTATTTACAAgcaaatacaaaatttattttactGCAACTACAAACAAACACTGAAAATATGGATGCCAATACAGCAATCATAACCACAAAAAAACCCAACTACACATATTTCCAGACTGCGCCCAGAGGCATGTTTCATAAAACTTATGAATTTCCAAACTTCAGGTATTCAAACATACACTCGTTGAAAACTCAATGGATTTCCAACTCTGCCTCTTTTAAAAAGTCTTTCCACAGTATCTTCGCAGAAAATACTTGCTGATTATTAAACCAACTTACTTTAGTAGAAATACAAGATATTAcgtaacagattttttttttttttttttcaattaataaAGTTGCACACATCAGACACTGCACGTGCACAGACATGCAAGCACACTGGACAACAAACCCACACCAATTTATGTTGAAAGCTCAGAAGCTTTAGAATCAATAAGACTTCAGCTGACAATAAGATATATAAAAGTTATCATAGTTTAGGCAAATGGTGATATCAAGCTCATATTGCAAAGCTGCAAGATATAATCATCCATATGATAACAAAAAACATGTTTCAGCATTGGTATAACAGAACACAATTTTACTAATCGGAATATGATGGTTCCCCAACTGCAAAAATATGTTAGTACAAAAAGTGAACATGGGAGTGAGGCAAAAGCCCACAGATGGTCCTAGTTTCCCCCAAGGCCACCCACTGTCACCCG encodes:
- the LOC105059032 gene encoding FT-interacting protein 7, whose product is MNNYKLGVEVISAHDLMPKDGQGSASPCVELRFDGQKFRTTIKEKDLNPVWNERFYFNISDPGSLPDLALEAWVCNINNATHSKTFLGKVRIAGTSFVPFADAVVMHYPLEKRGIFSRVKGELGLKVFLTDDPSVKPSNPLPAVDPFPNNPPPSQTHQMPARVLDPNPNPPPGQKSESRHTFRSIPKEDHQHHAAAPVSEPVRYVAEPMKPEPPPTRIVRMYSSASSQQPVDYALKETSPFLGGGQIVGGRVIRAEKPTSTYDLVEQMQYLFVRVVKARDLPAMDVSGSLDPYVEVRVGNYRGSTKHFEKKQNPEWNEVFAFSRDRMQSSVLEVVVKDRDLIKDDFVGLIRFDLNDVPTRVPPDSPLAPEWYRLEDKKGDKTKGELMLAVWIGTQADEAFPDAWHSDAVVPSDASAVSSHLRSKVYHGPRLWYVRVNIIEAQDIIIADRTRFPDVYVKARIGNQFLRTKIVQARTFNPLWNEDFMFVAAEPFEDHLILSVEDRVGPNKDEVIGRVIIPLGSIERRADDRMIHSRWFSLEKPVAVDVDQMKKEKFSSRIHLRVCLDGGYHVLDESTHYSSDLRPTAKQLWKPSIGLLELGILNAEGLHPMKTRDGKGTSDTYCVAKYGQKWVRTRTIISSLSPKYNEQYTWEVYDPATVLTVGVFDNCQLGEKGPNGNKDAKIGKVRIRLSTLETGRVYTHSYPLLVLHPSGVKKMGELHLAIRFSSTSLINMMHSYSRPLLPKMHYVRPLTVMQLDMLRHQAVQIVAARLSRMEPPLRKEVVEYMSDVDSHLWSMRRSKANFFRLMSVFSGLFAAGKWFGNVCAWKNPITTVLVHILFIMLVCFPELILPTIFLYMFLIGVWNYRYRPRYPPHMNTKISHAEAVHPDELDEEFDEFPTNRSPELVRMRYDRLRSVAGRIQTVVGDVATQGERIQALLSWRDPRATAIFVLFCLIAALVLYVTPFQVLAVLAGFYVMRHPRFRHRMPSAPINFFRRLPARTDSML